A genome region from Nocardia sp. NBC_00565 includes the following:
- a CDS encoding aldehyde dehydrogenase: protein MTSAGTDEIVSLPLVIGGIEGGAESGGTYESLDPYTGQAWARVPDCGTADVDRAVHAARTAFNGPWGSLTATARGKLLWKLGDVIAREADNLAELEVRDGGKLLREMAGQMRALPEYYYYYAGMADKLQGEVIPTDKPNYLVYTRHEPVGVVAAITPWNSPLLLLAWKLAAGLAAGCTFVIKPSDYTPASTLAFVRLFDEAGFPPGVVNVVTGWGPETGAALAAHPGVDKIAFTGSTATGIKVGRAALENMTRFSLELGGKSAQLVFPDADLDAAANGIIAGIFAATGQTCLAGSRLLVHESVATELIRKLVDRAERIVLGDPQDPGTEMGPVSNEPQYRKVLSYFDIARAEGATVACGGAAVPELGGYFVRPTILTDVTPEMSVVVEEIFGPVLTVATFTDEDEAIATANATRFGLAGSVWTKDVHRAHRVAAALRAGTVWVNAYRAVSPSVPFGGIGESGIGRENGIDAVKDFTETKAIWVELSGQTRDPFTLG, encoded by the coding sequence GTGACCAGTGCCGGAACAGATGAAATTGTCAGCCTTCCGCTCGTCATCGGTGGTATCGAGGGGGGTGCCGAGTCGGGCGGAACCTACGAATCCCTCGACCCCTACACCGGACAGGCGTGGGCCCGGGTGCCCGACTGTGGAACGGCGGACGTGGATCGTGCGGTGCACGCCGCCCGGACGGCATTCAACGGTCCGTGGGGGTCGTTGACCGCCACCGCGCGCGGAAAGCTGTTGTGGAAACTCGGCGATGTCATCGCCCGCGAGGCCGACAATCTCGCCGAACTGGAGGTTCGCGACGGCGGAAAGCTGTTGCGCGAGATGGCCGGTCAGATGCGGGCGCTGCCCGAGTATTACTACTACTACGCCGGAATGGCCGACAAGCTGCAGGGCGAGGTCATTCCGACGGACAAGCCGAACTATCTCGTGTACACCAGGCACGAACCCGTCGGGGTCGTCGCCGCGATCACGCCATGGAACTCCCCGCTGCTGCTACTGGCCTGGAAGCTGGCGGCGGGACTGGCGGCCGGGTGCACCTTTGTGATCAAGCCGAGCGACTACACACCCGCCTCCACACTGGCCTTCGTGCGACTGTTCGATGAGGCGGGGTTCCCGCCGGGTGTCGTCAACGTGGTCACCGGCTGGGGGCCCGAGACCGGTGCCGCGCTGGCCGCGCATCCGGGGGTCGACAAGATCGCCTTCACCGGTTCGACCGCGACCGGCATCAAGGTCGGTCGGGCCGCGCTCGAGAATATGACGCGGTTCAGCCTCGAACTGGGCGGGAAGTCGGCGCAGTTGGTGTTCCCGGACGCCGACCTGGACGCCGCCGCCAATGGCATCATCGCGGGAATCTTCGCCGCGACCGGCCAGACCTGTCTGGCCGGTTCGCGACTGCTGGTGCACGAGAGCGTGGCAACAGAGCTGATCCGCAAGCTGGTCGACCGCGCCGAACGGATAGTCCTCGGCGATCCCCAGGACCCGGGGACCGAGATGGGGCCGGTATCGAATGAGCCGCAATACCGGAAGGTGCTGTCCTACTTCGATATCGCGCGAGCAGAAGGCGCCACCGTCGCCTGCGGCGGCGCGGCGGTTCCGGAGCTCGGCGGGTACTTCGTGCGACCGACCATCCTGACCGATGTGACGCCGGAGATGAGCGTGGTCGTGGAGGAAATCTTCGGCCCCGTGCTGACTGTCGCCACCTTCACCGACGAGGACGAGGCCATTGCGACGGCCAATGCGACTCGGTTCGGTCTCGCCGGTTCGGTATGGACGAAGGACGTTCATCGCGCGCACCGGGTGGCCGCCGCGCTGCGGGCAGGCACGGTGTGGGTCAACGCCTATCGCGCGGTGTCCCCGAGCGTGCCCTTCGGCGGCATCGGCGAGAGCGGCATCGGCCGCGAAAACGGGATCGATGCCGTCAAGGACTTCACCGAAACCAAGGCCATCTGGGTCGAACTGAGCGGCCAGACCCGCGATCCGTTCACCCTCGGCTGA
- a CDS encoding thiolase family protein, with translation MTDSNKTAAVIVAGVRTPIGTAFKGTLRDTTAMELAQIVVAEALRRSTLAPAQVDDIILAESNYGGGDIARYAAVTAGMPQVPGQAVNRHCAGSLTAIGTAAAQIVAGAERVIIAGGVNSQSTSPMQQFRTPGTIDEFTEQWMPPTHPDSPEAPNMDMSITVGWNTAKKVGITREEMDAWAFRSHQRAVAAIDSGVFDDEIVPVKALQADGSQVDFTVDEHPRRATSLEKLAGLKVLHPEIEGFSITAGTASGINDAAAAVVVVDSELAREQGLEALATVTAWASTAIDPANTGLAVLDVIPKVLKRGGISISDVALWEINEAFASVPLAACKTLGIDDEIVNTAGSGCSLGHPVAASGARMIVTLVHELRRRGGGYGVAAMCAGGGQAGAVLINVGAPA, from the coding sequence ATGACAGATTCGAACAAGACAGCAGCTGTCATCGTCGCGGGCGTGCGAACCCCGATCGGGACGGCTTTCAAGGGCACCCTCCGCGACACCACCGCGATGGAACTCGCGCAGATCGTCGTAGCGGAAGCCCTGCGCCGATCCACCCTCGCACCGGCTCAGGTCGATGACATCATTCTGGCCGAGTCGAACTACGGTGGCGGTGATATCGCCCGGTATGCGGCGGTCACCGCCGGGATGCCGCAGGTTCCTGGGCAAGCGGTGAATCGGCATTGCGCAGGCAGCCTGACCGCGATCGGCACCGCCGCCGCGCAGATCGTCGCGGGGGCCGAGCGGGTCATCATCGCCGGCGGCGTGAACTCGCAGTCGACCAGTCCGATGCAGCAGTTCCGGACGCCCGGAACGATCGATGAATTCACCGAGCAGTGGATGCCGCCGACGCATCCGGACAGCCCGGAGGCGCCGAACATGGATATGTCGATCACGGTCGGCTGGAACACCGCCAAGAAGGTGGGGATCACCCGCGAGGAGATGGACGCGTGGGCGTTTCGCTCGCATCAGCGGGCCGTCGCGGCGATCGATTCCGGTGTGTTCGATGACGAGATCGTCCCGGTGAAGGCACTGCAGGCCGACGGTTCACAGGTGGACTTCACGGTCGACGAGCATCCGCGCCGGGCCACCAGCCTCGAGAAGCTGGCCGGTTTGAAGGTGCTGCACCCGGAAATCGAGGGGTTCTCCATCACCGCGGGCACGGCCAGCGGCATCAACGATGCGGCGGCCGCGGTCGTCGTCGTCGACTCCGAGCTGGCGCGCGAACAGGGCCTCGAGGCGCTGGCCACGGTCACCGCATGGGCGTCGACCGCGATCGATCCGGCGAACACGGGACTCGCGGTACTGGATGTCATCCCGAAAGTGCTGAAGCGCGGTGGCATCTCGATCTCCGATGTCGCGCTCTGGGAGATCAACGAAGCCTTCGCGTCCGTGCCCCTGGCAGCATGCAAGACGCTCGGTATTGATGACGAGATCGTCAACACGGCGGGAAGTGGTTGCAGCCTCGGTCACCCGGTCGCGGCGTCGGGTGCGCGGATGATCGTCACTCTGGTGCACGAGCTGCGGCGACGTGGCGGTG